Below is a window of Streptomyces sp. WMMB303 DNA.
GCCCGGGCAAGGGCGAGTACGTGGGCCAGCGGCTGCTCGAGGGCTGAGATCGGCACCCGGTGCCCTGTGGACCGGACTACCGTGGCGGTATGTCATCTGCGAGCCGCTATACGTACCTGGGACCCGAGGGCACCTTCACCGAGGCCGCGCTGCACACCCTGCCGGAAGCAGCCACCCGCCAGCTCACTCCCATGGTGTCGGTTCCGGCTGCTCTGGACCCCGTCCGGAACGGGGAGGCCCAAGCGGCGTTCGTACCGATCGAGAACTCGGTGGAGGGCGGTGTCACCGCCACCCTCGACGAGCTGGCGGGCGGCAGCCGGCTGATGATCTACCGCGAGGTGCTGCTGCCGATCGCCTTCGCACTGCTGGTGCGGCCCGGCACGCCGCTGGCGGAGGTCAAGACCGTCACCGGCCATCCGGTCGCCCAGCCCCAGGTGCGCAACTGGCTCGCGGCGCAGCTGCCGGACGCCGTGTGGGAGTCGGCGGCCTCCAACGCGGACGGGGCCCGGCTGGTGCAGGAGGGCCGTTACGATGCCGCGTTCGCGGGCGAGTTCGCCGCCGCGACCTACGGTCTGGAGCCGCTGGTCACCGACATCCATGACGCGGAGAACGCGACGACCCGGTTCGTGCTGCTGGGGCCGCCCGGGCGCCCGGCGGCGCCGACGGGCGCCGACAAGACCTCGGTGGTCTTCTGGCTGCGCGGGGACCAGCCCGGCGCGCTGCTGGAGGTGCTGCACGAGTACGCCTCGCGCGGCGTCAACATGATGCGGATCGAGTCGCGGCCCACGGGCGAGGGCATCGGGCAGTACTGCTTCCAGATCGACTCCGAGGGCCATGTGCAGGACCGCCGGGTGGGCGACGTGCTGATGGGACTGCGGCGCTCGTGTCGCGCGGTGCGCTTCCTGGGTTCGTACCCGCGTGCCGACCGGCAGCCGCCGACGGTGCGCTCGGGTACCGCGGACGAGGACTTCGTGGCGGCGGCCGACTGGCTGTCGCGGTGCCTGGACGGACGGGACTGACCCAACGGCACCGAACGGCACCGAACGGCACCCAGCGACGCTCAACCATGCCGACGGGCGGACCGGATCACGGCCGGGGTCGCACCGGCGAGGCCGGATCGCGGCCGGAACGGTCACGCGGGCCCCGTACGCAGACCCCGGGAAGTTATCCACAGGAGTGAAGGGTGACCTGTGCACAAGTCGACAGGGAAAACGGACGCAGTCGACAAAACGGCATACAGACCACATCCCCCTCCACAGGGCGCGCCCCTCACCGCGTCACTACAATTCCCTTGATCAACTCTTTGGGGTGAGCTATTCCCCCTCGATTGAGTGGGTATTTCGGGTTTACCCGGGGAATTCCGCGCCGATCGCACCGGCGCCGGAACGGAACGCCTTCATTTCCACAGCACTCCTCCCGCCCCTGTGGAAAACTCGGCCGCCGCACCCCCGGCTGTGGATAAGTGCCTCCGGAGGGCCCGCCCAACTTCCCCGTGCATGCCCCCAGTCCACCCCATCCCCCGCGCAGCGCAGCGCACCGCACGGATCCATCCCGCACGGAAGCCGGAAAGCCGGAGAACCGGAGAATCGGAAGAACGGGAATCCCGGGGAACAGCAATTCCCCGGAATACCAAAACCCCCAATTCGGACAAAACGCATCAAAGGGATGTCGAATCGAGCAGCTCCCGAGGCCACCGGTACCCTGGCGGGGTGATTGACCTTCGCCTGCTCCGTGAGGACCCCGACCGTGCGCGCGCCTCCCAGCGCGCCCGTGGAGAGGACGTCGACCTCGTCGACGCGGTGCTCTCCGCCGACGAGCGGCGCAGGTCCTCCAGTGTCCGCTTCGACGAACTCCGCTCCGAGCAGAAGCAGCTCGGCAAGCGCATCCCGAAGGCCGCGGGCGAGGAGAAGGACGAACTGCTGCGCCGCGCCGGGGAACTGGCCGGCGCGGTGAAGGCCGCCGACGCGGAGAAGGACGAGGCCGCGGAGGAGACCCAGCGGCTGCTGCGCCGGCTCAGCAACCTGGTGCACCCCGACGTCCCGGTCGGCGGCGAGGAGGACTTCACCGTCCTGGAGACCCTGGGCACGCCCCGCGACTTCGCGGCCGAGGGCTTCGAGCCCAAGGACCACCTGGAGCTGGGCCAGAAGCTCGGCGCCATCGACGTCGAGCGCGGCGCCAAGGTGTCGGGCTCGCGCTTCTACTTCCTCACCGGCGTCGGGGCCCTGCTGGAGCTGGCCCTGGTCAACGCGGCGATCGCCCAGGCGACCGAGGCCGGCTTCACCCCGATGCTGACGCCCGCGCTGGTAAAGCAGCAGGCCATGGACGGCACCGGCTTCCTCGGCCAGGCCGCGCAGGACGTCTACCACCTCGACAAGGACGACCTGTATCTCGTCGGCACCTCCGAGGTCGCGCTGGCCGGCTACCACATGGACGAGATCATCGAGGCCGACCGGCTGCCGCTGCGCTACGCCGCCTTCTCGCCCTGCTTCCGCCGCGAGGCGGGTTCGTACGGCAAGGACACCCGCGGCATCTTCCGCGTCCACCAGTTCGACAAGGTGGAGATGTTCTCCTATGTCGCACCGGAGGACTCCCAGGAGGAGCACCGCAGACTGCTGCAGTGGGAGAAGCAGTGGCTCTCGTCCCTGGAGCTGCCGTTCCAGGTGATCGATGTGGCCACCGGCGACCTGGGCTCCTCCGCGGCCCGCAAGTTCGACTGCGAGGCGTGGATCCCCACCCAGGGCAAGTACCGCGAGCTGACCTCCACCTCGGACTGCACCGAGTTCCAGTCCCGTCGGCTCGCGGTCCGGATGCGCGAGGGCCGCGACGGCAAGGCCGTACGGCCGCTGGCGACGCTGAACGGCACACTGTGCGCGGTACCCCGCACCATCGTCGCACTGCTGGAGAACCACCAGCAGGAGGACGGCTCGGTGTGGATCCCGCCGGTGCTGCGGCCCTATCTGGGCGGCCGCAGCGCACTGGAGCCGGTCGCCAGGTGAGCACGTCGCCCGCGGCACCCTCCGGCCCGCCTGCCTTCCCCTACCGTCTGATCGCCACCGACCTCGACGGCACCCTGCTGCGCTCCGACGACACCGTCTCGGAGCGCACCCGGGCCGCCCTCGAGACCGCCACCACGCGGGGCGCCGCGCACATCGTCGTCACCGGCCGGGCCGTGCCGTGGACGAAGCAGATCCTGGCGGACCTCGGCCACCGCGGGCTGGCGGTGTGCGCACAGGGATCGCAGGTGTACGACGCGGGCTCGGGCCGGCTGCTGACCTCCGTCACCCTCGACAGGCGGGTCGCCGAACAGGCCCTCACCCTGCTCGAGAAGGAGGTGGGCACCGTCGCGGTGGCCGCCTCCCGGGACGGCCTGGACGGCGAGGTACTGGCCGGACCCGGGTACCGCGTCCACGACGGACCGCTGCCGTATGTCCCCTTCGAGGACCGCGAGACCATCTGGCGGAAGCCGCTCAACAAGCTCTACATCCAGCATCCGCAGCTCGGCGACGACGAGTTGGTGAAGGCCGCACGGGCCGCCGTCGGCGACCTGGTGGGTGTGGTCATGGCCGGCGAGGGCATCGTGGAACTGCTCCCGCTGGGCCTCAGCAAGGCCAAGGGGCTCGCGCTGGCGGCCCGCCGTCTCAAGGTCCGCGCGGCCGAGACCCTCGCCTTCGGCGACATGCCCAACGACATCCCCATGTTCGCCTGGGCGGGGCGCGGTGTCGCCATGGAGAACGGCCACGAGGAACTGCTGGCCGTCGCCGACGAGATGACCACCTCCAACGACCAGGACGGCATCGCCCGGGTGCTGGAGCGACTGGCCGCGTAGCGGGAGTCGGCCCCGCCGCCCTTCAGGACGGCCCCGGGGCCTCCTCCGGCGCCGGGGCTGCCCCGTCCGACGGGGTGCTCCCGTGCTGCACGTCGTACAGCGCGGCCGTCTCGCGGACCCGGAGCAGCAGTTCCTCGATGGCTTCGGGCGGATCGACCACCCGCACCCAGGGGCCGAACTGGAGGAGTACCGACACGGCGGGGAGGGCGGAGAACGCGAGACGGGCGGTGACCCAGTCTCCCTCGGCTCCCTCGGCTCCCTCGGCTCCCTCGGCCCCGTCGTCCCCCGCGGAGTTCTCGTCCGCCTCGGTACCGAGGGGTGCGGCCAGGACGGGCGCGACGATCCGGGCGAACATGCCCAGCCGGGATCTGTGCACCCGCGCGGTCACCCGCACGTCCCGGTTCCGCTCCTCCACCCGGCGCCGCAGCGTGTGCCAGACGTCCGCGAGTTCG
It encodes the following:
- a CDS encoding HAD family hydrolase; the protein is MSTSPAAPSGPPAFPYRLIATDLDGTLLRSDDTVSERTRAALETATTRGAAHIVVTGRAVPWTKQILADLGHRGLAVCAQGSQVYDAGSGRLLTSVTLDRRVAEQALTLLEKEVGTVAVAASRDGLDGEVLAGPGYRVHDGPLPYVPFEDRETIWRKPLNKLYIQHPQLGDDELVKAARAAVGDLVGVVMAGEGIVELLPLGLSKAKGLALAARRLKVRAAETLAFGDMPNDIPMFAWAGRGVAMENGHEELLAVADEMTTSNDQDGIARVLERLAA
- the serS gene encoding serine--tRNA ligase; translation: MIDLRLLREDPDRARASQRARGEDVDLVDAVLSADERRRSSSVRFDELRSEQKQLGKRIPKAAGEEKDELLRRAGELAGAVKAADAEKDEAAEETQRLLRRLSNLVHPDVPVGGEEDFTVLETLGTPRDFAAEGFEPKDHLELGQKLGAIDVERGAKVSGSRFYFLTGVGALLELALVNAAIAQATEAGFTPMLTPALVKQQAMDGTGFLGQAAQDVYHLDKDDLYLVGTSEVALAGYHMDEIIEADRLPLRYAAFSPCFRREAGSYGKDTRGIFRVHQFDKVEMFSYVAPEDSQEEHRRLLQWEKQWLSSLELPFQVIDVATGDLGSSAARKFDCEAWIPTQGKYRELTSTSDCTEFQSRRLAVRMREGRDGKAVRPLATLNGTLCAVPRTIVALLENHQQEDGSVWIPPVLRPYLGGRSALEPVAR
- the pheA gene encoding prephenate dehydratase produces the protein MSSASRYTYLGPEGTFTEAALHTLPEAATRQLTPMVSVPAALDPVRNGEAQAAFVPIENSVEGGVTATLDELAGGSRLMIYREVLLPIAFALLVRPGTPLAEVKTVTGHPVAQPQVRNWLAAQLPDAVWESAASNADGARLVQEGRYDAAFAGEFAAATYGLEPLVTDIHDAENATTRFVLLGPPGRPAAPTGADKTSVVFWLRGDQPGALLEVLHEYASRGVNMMRIESRPTGEGIGQYCFQIDSEGHVQDRRVGDVLMGLRRSCRAVRFLGSYPRADRQPPTVRSGTADEDFVAAADWLSRCLDGRD